In a genomic window of Asticcacaulis sp.:
- a CDS encoding cytochrome c1: MTKTLKVVAGLAVVVSLTASVHAVASEGFKEPEDHHFTFEGPFGSFDQAQLQRGYKVYREVCSACHSMHLMSFRNLGQKGGPFYDPKYKTPNDNPVVKQIASEFDIADIDPDTGDEITRKATTSDRFPSPFKNEEAAKASNSGAIPPDLSVITKAREGGANYVASMLAGFQPAPAGLEVAATQHYNPYVHGALATSWKGDPHKVPLGGVLAMPPPLADDKVAYDDGTKATLKQEAQDVAAFLEWAADPHATERKQMGVSVILFLLLMAGVTYAAYRQVWRGKH; encoded by the coding sequence ATGACGAAAACCCTCAAGGTGGTGGCCGGTCTGGCCGTGGTTGTCTCCCTGACCGCCAGCGTTCATGCCGTGGCCAGCGAAGGCTTCAAGGAGCCGGAGGATCACCACTTCACCTTTGAAGGGCCATTCGGTTCGTTCGATCAGGCGCAGTTGCAGCGCGGTTACAAGGTCTATCGTGAGGTCTGCTCGGCCTGTCACTCGATGCACCTGATGTCGTTCCGCAACCTCGGTCAGAAGGGCGGCCCCTTCTACGATCCGAAGTACAAGACCCCGAATGACAATCCGGTGGTGAAGCAGATCGCCTCGGAATTCGACATCGCCGACATCGATCCGGATACCGGTGATGAGATCACCCGCAAGGCCACAACCTCGGATCGCTTCCCGTCGCCGTTCAAGAACGAGGAAGCCGCCAAGGCCTCCAACAGCGGTGCCATTCCGCCCGACCTGTCGGTGATCACTAAGGCGCGTGAAGGCGGCGCCAACTATGTCGCCTCCATGTTGGCGGGATTCCAGCCGGCCCCGGCCGGTTTGGAGGTCGCGGCGACCCAGCACTATAACCCCTATGTCCACGGCGCTCTGGCGACTTCCTGGAAGGGCGACCCGCACAAGGTGCCGCTGGGTGGCGTCCTGGCCATGCCGCCCCCTCTGGCGGATGACAAGGTGGCCTACGACGATGGCACCAAGGCGACCCTGAAACAGGAAGCCCAGGATGTCGCGGCTTTCCTCGAATGGGCCGCCGACCCACACGCCACTGAGCGCAAGCAGATGGGCGTATCGGTCATCCTGTTCCTGCTGCTGATGGCCGGCGTGACCTATGCGGCGTACCGTCAGGTCTGGCGCGGCAAACACTGA
- the petA gene encoding ubiquinol-cytochrome c reductase iron-sulfur subunit, translating to MSEPVTDVGQDPNRRDFIYIAAGAGAVGAAAMVAVPLIGQMNPAADTLALASIEYDLSKVEEGMQAVVKWRGKPLFVRYRTKKEIAEAKAVDIKTLRDPQTDEERVKAGHEQYLVLIGVCTHLGCVPNFGTGDYGGWFCPCHGSEYDTSGRIRQGPAPKNLEVPEYTFLSDTKIKVG from the coding sequence GTGAGCGAACCTGTGACGGACGTCGGGCAAGATCCGAATCGTCGTGACTTTATCTACATTGCAGCCGGCGCGGGGGCTGTCGGCGCCGCGGCCATGGTGGCGGTGCCGCTTATCGGCCAGATGAATCCGGCGGCCGATACTCTGGCGCTCGCCTCGATCGAATACGATCTTTCCAAGGTGGAAGAGGGGATGCAGGCGGTCGTGAAATGGCGCGGCAAGCCCCTCTTTGTGCGTTATCGCACCAAGAAGGAAATCGCCGAAGCCAAGGCTGTAGATATCAAGACCCTGCGTGATCCGCAGACCGACGAGGAACGCGTCAAGGCCGGCCATGAGCAGTATCTCGTGCTGATCGGCGTCTGTACGCACCTGGGTTGCGTGCCCAATTTCGGCACCGGCGATTACGGCGGCTGGTTCTGCCCCTGCCACGGTTCGGAATACGACACCTCCGGCCGCATCCGCCAGGGACCGGCACCGAAGAACCTTGAAGTGCCTGAGTACACCTTCCTGTCCGACACCAAGATCAAGGTGGGCTAA
- a CDS encoding cytochrome b N-terminal domain-containing protein — MSDHPSTYEPKSGIEKWLDSRLPIVRLAYDSFVDYPTPKNLNYWWTFGGILSLCLGVQILTGIILAMHYTANADLAFDSVERIMRDVNYGWLIRYVHANGASMFFFAVYIHMFRGLYYGSYKAPREVLWLLGCIIYFLMIATAFMGYVLPWGQMSYYGAVVITNLIGAIPVVGPSILTWLQGGFAVDNPTLNRFFSLHYLLPFVIAGVVVLHIWALHVVGQNNPTGVEIKSKEDTLPFTPYATVKDGLAMIFFLIVFAVFVFFAPDAMGHADNYVKANPLQTPSHIVPEWYMLPFYAILRAITFDIGPIPAKLLGVTAMFGAIALIFALPWLDTSKVKSMRYRPVMRWFFVLFVLACIGLGWCGGQLPDNLVFSITTDAHGNPLGLKVVWLSQMLSVYYFAFFLIIMPWIGLKEDPLPVPASISEAVLAAHAKTKG; from the coding sequence ATGAGCGATCATCCCTCGACCTATGAGCCGAAATCCGGCATTGAAAAGTGGCTGGATTCGCGCCTGCCGATCGTCCGCCTGGCCTATGACAGCTTCGTTGACTACCCGACCCCGAAGAACCTGAACTACTGGTGGACCTTTGGCGGCATCCTGTCGCTCTGCCTGGGCGTGCAGATCCTGACCGGCATTATCCTGGCCATGCACTATACGGCCAATGCCGACTTGGCATTCGATTCCGTCGAGCGCATCATGCGCGATGTCAACTATGGCTGGCTGATCCGTTACGTCCACGCCAACGGCGCGTCGATGTTCTTCTTCGCCGTCTATATCCACATGTTCCGCGGTCTCTATTATGGCTCCTACAAGGCGCCGCGCGAAGTGCTGTGGCTGCTCGGCTGCATCATCTACTTCCTGATGATCGCCACCGCCTTCATGGGCTACGTCTTGCCGTGGGGCCAGATGTCCTATTATGGCGCGGTCGTCATCACCAACCTGATCGGCGCCATCCCGGTGGTCGGCCCGTCGATCCTGACCTGGCTGCAGGGCGGTTTCGCGGTCGATAACCCGACGCTCAACCGCTTCTTCTCGCTGCACTACCTGCTGCCGTTCGTCATCGCCGGTGTGGTCGTCCTGCACATCTGGGCGCTGCATGTGGTGGGCCAGAACAATCCGACCGGCGTCGAGATCAAGTCCAAGGAAGACACCCTGCCGTTCACACCCTACGCCACGGTGAAGGATGGCCTGGCCATGATCTTCTTCCTGATCGTGTTTGCCGTGTTCGTCTTCTTCGCGCCGGACGCCATGGGCCATGCCGACAACTATGTGAAGGCGAACCCGCTGCAGACGCCGTCGCACATCGTGCCCGAATGGTACATGCTGCCCTTCTACGCCATCCTGCGCGCCATCACCTTCGATATCGGGCCGATACCGGCGAAGCTTCTGGGCGTCACCGCCATGTTCGGCGCTATCGCCCTGATCTTCGCCCTGCCGTGGCTGGATACCTCCAAGGTCAAGTCGATGCGCTACCGTCCGGTCATGCGTTGGTTCTTCGTCCTGTTCGTCCTGGCCTGTATCGGCCTTGGCTGGTGCGGCGGGCAACTGCCGGATAACCTTGTGTTCTCGATCACCACGGATGCCCATGGCAATCCCCTCGGCCTCAAGGTCGTCTGGCTGTCGCAGATGCTGTCCGTCTATTATTTCGCCTTCTTCCTGATCATCATGCCGTGGATCGGCCTGAAGGAAGACCCGCTGCCCGTGCCGGCCTCGATTTCCGAAGCTGTCCTGGCCGCCCACGCCAAGACAAAGGGCTAA
- a CDS encoding accessory factor UbiK family protein has product MQSQNPFLDELAKMTTGAMSLAQAAGEEAKAAFRAQGDRFVAEMDLVRRDELDALRAEVAELRAAVAALSVKPKGKGVKPDTEVPQD; this is encoded by the coding sequence ATGCAAAGCCAAAACCCCTTCCTCGACGAACTGGCCAAGATGACCACGGGCGCCATGTCGCTGGCCCAGGCGGCGGGCGAAGAGGCCAAGGCGGCTTTCCGCGCCCAGGGTGATCGCTTCGTTGCTGAAATGGACCTGGTGCGCCGCGATGAACTGGACGCACTGCGGGCCGAAGTGGCTGAACTGCGCGCGGCGGTCGCTGCCTTGTCGGTGAAGCCGAAGGGCAAGGGCGTGAAGCCAGACACCGAAGTGCCGCAAGACTAA
- a CDS encoding transposase has translation MTLHQFPIGVDVSKATLDIFDSQTSRYFQIDNHTDAITAWLDGLDTQRLVVFEATSRVDQTLHTELERRQGAFVRVNPRDARDFAKASGRRAKTDRVDAAMLAHMAQALKPAPSQPRSTERVRLSLYLSRRRQMVEMRKQERTRRHQFCNDPWICQSLDHMLSILDQQIRSIEAVIRELIEANSDFRKASVCLQSAPGIGPVTAATLIADLPELGHRNRKQIASLTGLAPHPRDSGTFRGKRTIWGGRRHIRHLLFAAAVTASRSKADVKDRYQALTSRGKQKKCALIAIARWMITALNAMIAKNSNWHTKEMAQIT, from the coding sequence ATGACCTTGCACCAATTTCCCATTGGCGTCGATGTTTCCAAAGCGACACTCGACATCTTCGACAGTCAAACTTCGCGTTACTTTCAGATCGATAACCACACTGATGCCATCACAGCCTGGCTGGATGGCCTCGACACCCAACGTCTTGTCGTGTTCGAAGCTACAAGCCGTGTTGACCAGACCCTGCACACAGAACTGGAGCGGCGTCAGGGTGCCTTTGTCCGCGTAAACCCCAGAGACGCCAGAGACTTTGCTAAAGCCTCAGGCCGACGCGCCAAGACAGACCGCGTTGATGCAGCCATGCTGGCCCATATGGCGCAGGCCCTAAAGCCGGCACCGTCACAACCTCGCTCGACCGAACGGGTTAGGCTCAGCCTGTATCTCAGCAGGCGCCGGCAGATGGTCGAAATGCGCAAGCAGGAACGTACCCGTAGACATCAGTTCTGCAATGATCCCTGGATATGCCAAAGCCTCGACCACATGCTCAGCATCCTTGATCAGCAAATCCGCAGCATTGAAGCCGTAATCCGCGAACTGATCGAGGCCAACTCTGACTTCCGCAAAGCCTCTGTCTGCCTGCAAAGTGCGCCAGGCATCGGACCGGTTACCGCAGCAACCCTGATCGCGGATTTGCCTGAGCTCGGACACAGAAACCGAAAACAGATCGCAAGCCTGACCGGACTGGCCCCTCATCCAAGGGATAGCGGAACATTCAGGGGAAAAAGAACCATCTGGGGCGGAAGGCGCCACATCCGCCACCTCCTCTTCGCCGCTGCCGTAACCGCAAGCCGATCAAAAGCCGACGTAAAAGACCGCTATCAGGCCCTCACAAGCAGAGGAAAACAAAAGAAGTGCGCCCTCATTGCCATTGCGAGGTGGATGATCACAGCACTCAACGCTATGATCGCTAAAAACTCAAACTGGCACACAAAAGAAATGGCGCAGATCACCTGA
- a CDS encoding SAM-dependent methyltransferase → MPSDSAPSSPLTDRLIEQITLEGPMPVDAYMARCLLDPIDGYYTKHAALGADGDFITAPLVSQMFGEMIGVWMAQTWLSMGSPAPFRLVEIGGGDGTLMSDILRVAELVPGLREAAEVTLVEISPPLRALQGQKVPDTAFVSSLDGVPEDLPVIVIANELLDCLPARQFIRAETGWFERCVGLQDGALAFGLVPAGQEFVPPFDAAIGDLVEVSLAQNRLAENLALLIKKANGAALLIDYGRDKPEPGDTLQALYRHQKHDPLEAPGQHDLTVWADFPAVAAAAARMGVTVSPITAQRDFLKRLGIDARHAALRERNRDQAEKLQRQYDRLMAPNQMGTLFKVLGLSFPDSVNLFALEANVTAL, encoded by the coding sequence ATGCCTTCAGACTCTGCCCCCTCTTCCCCTTTGACAGACCGCCTGATCGAGCAGATCACGCTCGAAGGCCCAATGCCGGTAGATGCCTATATGGCCCGCTGTCTGCTCGATCCGATCGACGGCTATTACACAAAACATGCCGCGCTTGGTGCGGATGGCGATTTCATCACCGCGCCGCTGGTCTCGCAAATGTTCGGCGAAATGATCGGCGTCTGGATGGCTCAGACCTGGCTATCAATGGGATCACCCGCCCCCTTCCGGCTGGTTGAGATCGGCGGCGGCGACGGCACCCTGATGAGCGATATCCTGCGCGTCGCCGAGCTTGTGCCTGGCCTGCGCGAAGCCGCTGAAGTCACCCTGGTCGAAATCTCGCCGCCCCTGCGCGCCCTGCAAGGCCAAAAGGTGCCGGACACCGCCTTCGTGTCCTCGCTGGATGGCGTGCCCGAAGACCTGCCGGTCATTGTGATCGCCAATGAATTACTCGACTGCCTGCCGGCGCGGCAATTCATCCGCGCTGAAACCGGCTGGTTCGAGCGCTGCGTCGGCCTGCAGGATGGTGCGCTCGCCTTTGGGCTTGTGCCAGCGGGTCAAGAGTTTGTCCCGCCGTTCGATGCCGCCATCGGCGATCTGGTGGAAGTTTCACTTGCCCAGAACCGGCTGGCCGAAAACCTGGCCCTGCTGATCAAGAAGGCCAATGGCGCCGCCCTGCTGATCGATTACGGCCGCGACAAACCAGAGCCTGGCGACACACTCCAGGCGCTTTATCGCCATCAAAAACATGATCCGCTCGAAGCGCCCGGCCAACATGATCTGACCGTCTGGGCCGATTTCCCGGCGGTCGCGGCGGCGGCGGCGCGAATGGGTGTCACCGTCAGCCCGATCACCGCCCAGCGTGATTTCCTGAAGCGCCTCGGCATCGATGCCCGTCACGCAGCGCTTCGTGAACGCAATCGTGATCAGGCCGAAAAACTCCAGCGCCAGTACGACCGGCTCATGGCGCCCAACCAGATGGGCACCCTGTTCAAGGTTCTGGGCCTGTCCTTTCCGGACAGCGTTAACCTCTTCGCGCTTGAAGCGAACGTGACCGCCCTGTAG
- the pth gene encoding aminoacyl-tRNA hydrolase, whose protein sequence is MYLIVGLGNPGAQYAKNRHNIGFMMIDELIRGATFGPEKESLRRHHLRWPDRDSKGMEKVLALKPQTFMNLSGQSVQKAMQFYKIKPERVIVFHDELDLAPGRLRMKLGGGHAGHNGLRSIMANIGPNFMRGRMGIGHPGAKEDVLHWVLGDFGKSDQAWVNAMNDACVRALPVLLSGLPDAAERYTTEVMRLAPAPKLDTRQLNAQKD, encoded by the coding sequence GTGTACCTTATCGTTGGCCTTGGCAATCCCGGTGCGCAATACGCGAAGAACCGCCATAATATCGGCTTCATGATGATCGACGAACTGATCCGCGGCGCCACTTTCGGCCCGGAAAAAGAAAGCCTTCGACGGCATCACCTCCGATGGCCAGATCGAGACTCTAAAGGCATGGAAAAAGTGCTGGCGCTCAAGCCGCAGACCTTCATGAATCTCTCCGGCCAGAGCGTGCAGAAGGCTATGCAGTTCTACAAGATCAAGCCGGAACGCGTGATCGTTTTCCACGATGAACTGGACCTCGCCCCCGGCCGCCTGCGCATGAAACTGGGTGGTGGCCATGCCGGCCACAACGGCCTGCGCTCGATCATGGCCAATATCGGCCCCAACTTCATGCGCGGCCGCATGGGCATAGGCCACCCCGGCGCCAAGGAAGATGTGCTGCATTGGGTGCTGGGGGATTTCGGCAAGTCGGATCAGGCGTGGGTCAATGCCATGAATGATGCGTGCGTGCGCGCCCTGCCCGTGCTGCTTTCCGGCCTGCCCGATGCCGCCGAGCGCTACACCACCGAGGTGATGCGCCTGGCCCCGGCACCCAAGCTCGATACACGGCAGTTGAATGCGCAGAAAGACTGA
- the proC gene encoding pyrroline-5-carboxylate reductase has protein sequence MSLAKPILLVGAGALGSSILKGFRVQGHVTPPDVMILDLKPSEEAQAYAADGAKLNPLPETWHAAKTIILAVKPQGWHAVAQILSGNIDKAAVIVSVMAGVTTTQLKQAFAGHPTARVMPTTGVATGKGVASLYADTAAGMDAARGLFAPMAQTVELADEDQINSATAVSGSGPAYVYAFVRALEKAGRANGLSYSHARDLARGTLISAARLLDETGEDPEALIKKVASPGGTTEAALNILCKPGEGLDELILASVDAAHKRSKELG, from the coding sequence ATGAGTCTCGCCAAACCGATCCTTCTTGTGGGCGCCGGGGCGCTCGGCTCCTCAATCCTCAAGGGCTTTCGTGTTCAGGGGCATGTTACGCCCCCGGACGTGATGATCCTCGACCTGAAGCCCAGTGAAGAAGCGCAAGCCTATGCCGCTGACGGCGCGAAGCTCAATCCGCTGCCCGAAACCTGGCACGCCGCGAAAACCATCATCCTCGCCGTCAAGCCGCAGGGCTGGCACGCCGTGGCCCAAATTCTCAGCGGCAATATCGACAAGGCCGCCGTGATTGTCTCGGTCATGGCCGGGGTGACGACTACCCAGCTCAAGCAGGCATTTGCCGGTCATCCCACGGCGCGCGTCATGCCGACCACGGGCGTGGCCACCGGCAAGGGCGTGGCCAGCCTCTATGCCGACACGGCGGCGGGTATGGACGCGGCGCGCGGCCTGTTCGCGCCCATGGCCCAGACGGTGGAACTGGCGGACGAGGACCAGATCAATTCGGCCACGGCCGTTTCCGGTTCGGGGCCGGCCTATGTCTATGCCTTCGTGCGGGCGCTGGAAAAGGCCGGCAGGGCCAATGGCCTGTCATACAGCCACGCCCGCGACCTGGCGCGCGGCACGCTGATTTCGGCGGCGCGCCTACTCGATGAAACCGGTGAAGACCCGGAAGCCCTGATCAAAAAAGTCGCTTCTCCGGGCGGCACGACCGAAGCGGCCCTCAATATCCTGTGCAAGCCGGGCGAAGGGCTGGACGAACTGATCCTTGCGTCGGTTGACGCAGCGCACAAGCGCTCCAAGGAGTTGGGATAA
- the pgeF gene encoding peptidoglycan editing factor PgeF has translation MSLLPSRILHPLLDLAQIQHGFFTRHGGVSQDLYGSLNLGLGSKDEPDAVLENRKRVAASFGRPENYLLSLYQVHSSIALKVNEPFTGERPEADGLVTARAGVILSALSADCAPILFCDPQSRVVGSCHAGWKGALGGVIEATLKAMAQQGAKTERIRAVIGPCIQQASYEVSADYEATFVKEDPESKAFFIQANDLDKRMFDLPGYCLMRLKRAGCAETASTGHDTCADAAQFYSNRRAVKTGEPDYGRLISCIMIRA, from the coding sequence ATGTCCTTGCTGCCTTCGCGTATCCTGCACCCGCTTCTCGATCTCGCCCAGATTCAACACGGCTTCTTCACCCGCCACGGCGGCGTTTCGCAGGATCTCTACGGCAGCCTCAATCTCGGCCTCGGCTCAAAGGATGAACCCGACGCCGTGCTGGAAAACCGCAAGCGCGTGGCCGCTTCTTTCGGTCGCCCGGAAAACTACCTGCTAAGTCTCTATCAGGTCCATTCCAGCATTGCTCTCAAGGTCAATGAGCCCTTCACCGGCGAACGACCGGAAGCTGATGGCCTGGTCACCGCTCGCGCCGGTGTGATCCTCTCGGCGCTTTCGGCCGATTGCGCGCCGATCCTGTTCTGCGATCCGCAAAGCCGCGTCGTCGGTTCGTGTCATGCCGGCTGGAAGGGCGCGCTTGGCGGCGTTATCGAGGCCACGCTTAAGGCCATGGCCCAGCAGGGCGCCAAGACGGAACGCATCCGCGCCGTCATCGGCCCGTGCATTCAGCAAGCCTCCTATGAGGTCAGCGCAGATTACGAAGCGACCTTCGTGAAGGAAGACCCGGAGTCGAAAGCCTTCTTCATTCAGGCCAATGACCTCGATAAGCGGATGTTCGACTTGCCCGGCTACTGCCTGATGCGCCTGAAGCGCGCCGGCTGCGCTGAAACAGCCTCCACCGGTCATGATACCTGCGCCGACGCGGCCCAGTTCTATTCCAACCGCCGCGCGGTCAAAACCGGCGAGCCGGATTACGGCCGCCTGATTTCCTGCATCATGATCCGGGCCTGA
- the lgt gene encoding prolipoprotein diacylglyceryl transferase — protein MNMPNINPVMLPLGPLEIRWYAVAYIAGIVCGWLYIAALIKKESLWAPRRAPVSSAQLDDLILWITLGIIIGGRIGYILFYDASIIWKHPLEVFMIQHGGMSFHGGFTGVAVATILYCRAQKFSLPRMLNLGDLLACAAPIGLFFGRIANFINGELWGRVTHVPWGMVFCNQYIEKQYNDICPAGLEPRHPSQLYEALGEGLLLFILLWVLASFYRKFNRPGLIMGTFIAGYGIIRILLENVREPDAQMLPFFKNIITMGQSLSLVMVAVGGFLIWRALKTPVPEPEAEPEVPVETAELDG, from the coding sequence TTGAACATGCCTAATATAAACCCTGTCATGTTGCCTTTGGGGCCGCTGGAAATCCGTTGGTATGCCGTGGCCTATATTGCCGGCATTGTGTGCGGCTGGCTCTATATAGCGGCATTGATAAAGAAAGAAAGCCTGTGGGCGCCGCGCCGCGCGCCGGTCAGCAGTGCCCAGCTCGACGACCTGATCCTGTGGATCACGCTCGGCATCATTATCGGCGGCCGCATAGGCTATATTCTCTTCTACGACGCGTCGATCATCTGGAAACATCCGCTCGAAGTCTTCATGATCCAGCACGGCGGCATGTCGTTCCACGGCGGCTTTACCGGCGTGGCGGTGGCCACCATACTCTATTGCCGCGCGCAAAAATTCTCCCTGCCGCGAATGCTAAACCTGGGCGACCTGCTGGCCTGCGCCGCGCCGATCGGCCTGTTCTTCGGCCGCATCGCCAACTTCATCAATGGCGAGCTGTGGGGCCGCGTCACCCATGTGCCGTGGGGCATGGTGTTCTGCAACCAGTATATTGAGAAGCAGTATAACGACATCTGCCCGGCCGGTCTGGAGCCGCGCCATCCCAGCCAGCTTTATGAAGCCCTGGGCGAAGGCCTTCTGCTGTTCATCCTGCTGTGGGTGTTGGCGAGCTTCTACCGCAAGTTCAATCGTCCCGGCCTGATCATGGGCACCTTCATCGCCGGCTACGGCATTATCCGCATCCTGCTGGAAAATGTCCGCGAACCCGACGCACAGATGCTGCCCTTCTTCAAAAACATCATCACCATGGGGCAGTCCCTCTCCCTGGTCATGGTCGCCGTCGGCGGCTTCCTGATCTGGCGCGCGCTCAAAACGCCGGTGCCTGAGCCCGAAGCGGAACCTGAAGTGCCTGTCGAGACCGCCGAGCTTGATGGCTAG
- a CDS encoding ribose-phosphate pyrophosphokinase, which yields MKLLSANSNRTLAQNIGDYLDMPLCKARVQRFADNEIFVTIDENVRGEDVFVIQSTSFPANDNLMELLICIDALTRASAKRITAVIPYFGYARQDRKTGGRTPISAKLVANLITRAGAHRVLTMDLHAGQIQGFFDIPTDNLVAIPFMAKDIQANYKNASDLMIVSPDVGGVVRARALADRLGGDLAIVDKRRPRAGESEVMNIIGDVTGRDCILFDDIVDSGGTLVNAAKAILERGATSVSAYISHGVLSGEAINRVDKSVLKELVITDSIEAPEAIRNHPKVRIVGVAPLIGEAIRRIANEESVSKLFD from the coding sequence ATGAAACTGCTCTCCGCCAACTCCAACCGGACCCTGGCCCAGAATATCGGTGATTATCTCGACATGCCGCTGTGCAAGGCGCGCGTCCAGCGCTTCGCCGACAACGAAATCTTCGTTACCATCGATGAAAATGTCCGCGGCGAAGACGTCTTCGTCATCCAGTCGACCAGCTTCCCGGCCAACGACAACCTGATGGAACTGCTGATCTGCATAGACGCCCTGACCCGCGCCTCGGCCAAGCGCATCACCGCCGTCATCCCCTATTTCGGCTATGCCCGACAGGACCGCAAGACCGGCGGCCGCACGCCGATCTCGGCCAAGCTGGTGGCCAACCTGATCACCCGCGCCGGCGCCCACCGCGTGCTGACCATGGACCTGCACGCCGGCCAGATCCAGGGCTTCTTCGATATCCCGACCGACAACCTGGTCGCCATCCCCTTCATGGCCAAGGACATTCAGGCCAATTACAAAAACGCCTCCGACCTGATGATTGTATCGCCGGATGTCGGCGGCGTGGTCCGCGCCCGCGCCCTGGCTGATCGTCTTGGCGGCGATCTCGCCATTGTCGACAAGCGTCGCCCGCGCGCCGGCGAATCCGAAGTCATGAACATCATCGGCGACGTCACCGGCCGCGACTGTATCCTGTTCGACGATATCGTTGACTCCGGCGGCACCCTGGTCAATGCGGCCAAGGCGATCCTTGAACGCGGCGCCACCTCGGTTTCGGCCTATATCAGCCACGGCGTACTGTCGGGCGAAGCCATCAACCGCGTCGACAAGTCCGTCCTGAAGGAACTGGTGATCACCGACTCCATCGAGGCCCCGGAAGCTATCCGTAATCATCCGAAGGTCCGCATCGTCGGCGTCGCCCCCCTGATCGGCGAAGCGATACGCCGCATCGCCAACGAAGAGTCCGTATCGAAACTGTTCGATTAA
- a CDS encoding DUF6289 family protein — protein sequence MKLFKTAALAVAVSMVGLAVVGDAIALPVEQYVYTYYSDASHSNEVGYKWLLCGGEHGTTGTITAYYTVEKFNCDGCNSNTYPIC from the coding sequence ATGAAACTGTTCAAAACAGCGGCACTGGCCGTGGCTGTCTCGATGGTAGGGCTGGCGGTTGTCGGCGATGCGATAGCTTTGCCCGTAGAGCAATATGTTTATACATATTATTCAGATGCCAGCCATTCAAATGAAGTCGGTTACAAATGGTTATTATGCGGTGGTGAGCATGGGACAACCGGCACTATAACGGCTTATTATACCGTTGAAAAATTTAATTGCGACGGATGTAATAGCAATACATACCCTATTTGCTGA
- a CDS encoding YbjN domain-containing protein — translation MNTPQTLDSDAPFDPLDMVESILTEEGLEFERTPEGDLGFALAGDWRTYEMWFSWRPEGDCLQLCCSLDVESGVGVPLAENRLGGLYELLCLVNSHVWFGHFEVFRDTEAADGQGVYDVIFRHTVALNPLERSSVMASAHMINSAAEAVDRFFPAFDFWFKGVSTASDAFAACLFETRGEA, via the coding sequence ATGAATACCCCGCAAACCCTCGACAGCGATGCCCCGTTCGATCCGCTCGACATGGTGGAATCCATCCTGACCGAGGAAGGGCTGGAATTCGAGCGTACGCCGGAAGGCGATCTTGGTTTCGCCCTCGCCGGCGACTGGCGCACTTACGAGATGTGGTTTTCGTGGCGGCCGGAAGGCGATTGCCTGCAACTGTGCTGCTCGCTCGATGTCGAGAGCGGCGTGGGCGTGCCCCTGGCGGAAAACCGCCTGGGCGGGCTTTACGAACTGCTGTGCCTGGTCAATTCGCATGTCTGGTTTGGGCATTTCGAGGTGTTCCGCGATACGGAAGCCGCGGACGGGCAAGGCGTCTATGACGTCATCTTCCGTCATACGGTGGCGCTTAATCCGCTGGAACGCAGTTCGGTCATGGCCAGCGCCCACATGATCAACAGCGCCGCCGAGGCGGTGGATCGTTTCTTTCCGGCTTTCGATTTCTGGTTCAAGGGCGTCAGCACGGCCTCCGACGCCTTTGCCGCCTGTCTGTTCGAGACCAGGGGTGAAGCTTAG
- a CDS encoding 50S ribosomal protein L25/general stress protein Ctc, with the protein MADIILDVEVRERTGSGGARETRNAGKVPGILYGGDKAPVPIAVNLNEFRKALYTGKLNGHLVTLKYGSETQKVIAKSIDFHPVTDVPIHFDLYRVDEHAQIKISVPVHFKNHELSPGLKKGAALNVAIHELEILVPADHIPEDIIVDLTGLEIGQSVHVSDLKLPSDVRAHVAGSEVVASITASGASKSEDAAEAAAASEG; encoded by the coding sequence ATGGCCGACATTATTCTTGACGTTGAAGTACGTGAGCGCACCGGCAGCGGTGGCGCGCGTGAAACCCGCAATGCCGGCAAGGTGCCGGGCATTCTCTATGGTGGTGACAAGGCCCCGGTGCCGATCGCCGTCAACCTGAACGAATTCCGCAAGGCGCTCTATACCGGCAAGCTGAACGGTCACCTGGTGACCCTGAAGTACGGTTCGGAAACCCAGAAGGTCATCGCCAAGTCGATCGACTTCCACCCGGTCACCGATGTGCCGATCCACTTCGACCTGTACCGCGTTGACGAACACGCCCAGATCAAGATCTCGGTTCCGGTTCACTTCAAGAACCACGAACTGTCGCCCGGCCTGAAGAAGGGCGCTGCCCTGAACGTCGCCATCCACGAACTGGAAATCCTGGTTCCGGCCGACCACATTCCGGAAGACATCATCGTTGACCTGACCGGCCTCGAAATCGGCCAGAGCGTCCACGTCTCCGACCTGAAGCTGCCTTCGGACGTCAGGGCGCATGTCGCCGGCTCGGAAGTCGTTGCCTCGATCACCGCCTCGGGCGCATCGAAGAGCGAAGACGCGGCGGAAGCCGCTGCCGCCTCAGAAGGCTAA